In Candidatus Promineifilum breve, one genomic interval encodes:
- a CDS encoding methionine adenosyltransferase: MSTTFMESPSILFTSESVTEGHPDKMCDQISDAVLDALLAKDPMARVACETAIKTGFVLLLGEITTSSFVDFDKLVRQVVVDIGFDDSSKGFDGHTCGVQAAIAAQSPDIAQGVDHALEVRKNGDSDAEVDAIGAGDQGMMFGFACNETDVLMPMPIYLAHRLTRRLAEVRRNGTLPWVRPDGKAQVTIEYAYGKPRRVSTVLVSTQHAPDVDSDTIKRDIYEHVIKPVLPVELVGEKRRVITNPVKQSEIGPDDLVVYINPTGRFVVGGPMGDAGLTGRKIIVDTYGGMGRHGGGAFSGKDPTKVDRSAAYAARWVAKNLVAAGLADRCEVQVAYAIGVAHPLSVNVETFGTSPFTSEQLVELINEHFDLRPGAIIRDLNLRRPIYRPTAAYGHFGRDDIEAPWENTDRAEALRQAAEALAPVLA, from the coding sequence ATGTCTACAACCTTTATGGAGTCGCCCAGCATCCTGTTCACTTCGGAGTCCGTGACCGAAGGACATCCGGATAAGATGTGCGACCAAATCAGTGATGCCGTGCTCGATGCCCTGTTGGCCAAGGACCCCATGGCCCGCGTGGCCTGCGAGACGGCGATCAAGACCGGCTTCGTCCTGCTCTTGGGCGAAATCACGACGTCCAGTTTCGTCGATTTCGACAAGCTGGTGCGCCAGGTCGTCGTCGATATCGGTTTCGACGACAGCAGCAAGGGCTTCGACGGCCACACCTGCGGCGTCCAGGCGGCCATTGCCGCGCAAAGTCCCGACATCGCCCAGGGCGTGGATCACGCGCTGGAAGTGCGCAAGAACGGCGATAGCGACGCCGAGGTCGATGCCATCGGCGCCGGCGATCAGGGCATGATGTTCGGCTTTGCCTGCAACGAAACCGACGTGTTGATGCCCATGCCCATTTATTTGGCCCACCGCCTGACCCGCCGCCTGGCCGAAGTGCGCCGAAACGGCACACTGCCCTGGGTGCGGCCCGACGGCAAAGCCCAGGTGACCATTGAATACGCCTATGGCAAGCCCCGCCGTGTCAGCACCGTCCTGGTCAGCACGCAACATGCGCCCGATGTCGATTCCGACACGATCAAGCGCGACATCTATGAGCACGTCATCAAGCCGGTATTGCCGGTGGAACTGGTCGGCGAGAAGCGGCGCGTCATCACCAACCCGGTCAAGCAAAGCGAAATCGGGCCGGATGATCTGGTGGTTTACATCAACCCCACCGGCCGCTTCGTGGTCGGCGGGCCGATGGGCGACGCGGGCCTGACCGGCCGCAAAATTATCGTCGATACCTATGGCGGCATGGGGCGTCATGGCGGCGGCGCGTTCAGCGGCAAGGATCCGACGAAGGTCGACCGTAGCGCCGCCTATGCCGCCCGTTGGGTCGCCAAGAATCTGGTGGCCGCCGGGCTGGCCGACCGCTGCGAGGTGCAGGTGGCCTATGCCATCGGCGTGGCCCACCCGTTGAGCGTCAACGTCGAGACCTTCGGCACCAGCCCGTTCACCAGCGAGCAATTGGTGGAATTGATCAACGAGCATTTCGATTTGCGGCCAGGCGCGATCATTCGTGATCTGAACCTGCGCCGGCCCATCTATCGCCCCACCGCCGCCTACGGCCATTTCGGCCGCGACGACATCGAAGCGCCTTGGGAAAACACCGACCGCGCCGAGGCCCTGCGTCAGGCGGCCGAAGCCCTTGCGCCAGTCCTGGCCTAG